In the Hermetia illucens chromosome 1, iHerIll2.2.curated.20191125, whole genome shotgun sequence genome, AAGGTGTGGCAGGCGTCATTCCCCACATCATTGCAATAAATGCAGCcattgcaataaatgcagtgatttcccgattgtgtgcagaATTAAAAATGCCCATGTTCGTTAGGTAATAGATTACCTGACCGTGCTTTTGACTGAACCACGTCCATCTGTTTGATGAGACTGCTACTATCATCATTATCGCTGGCTTTAAGACGGTACGATAGGCGGAAACAACTTGCAGAGCCCCTTGTTTTTGTACTTGAGCTAGGCGAAGATGTAACGTTCTTACTGTGAGAGTCAGCCTACTAGCAtacttcggaaccgtaaagaaGGATGGACTGAACTGCACTTATCACCAAACGACGCCTGCTGAATAAAGGGCTCCCAACATTGGATATAAATCGGCATAACGCAAAATTTCTAGCTGCAACTTTGTCTGCGGTGTTGCTATACTGCTCGAAGAAACCCATATCTGTGTCTACCATTATGCTgaggtatttcaccgccggTTTCGACAAGACCATGGCTTCTCCAAtctgaatagggaggactgtggGAATCCTCTCCTAGAATTAGGGAGAATCCATGTTCAGCCACCCACCTGTTAACGCACCACATCATTATTCCTAGTGTGCGCTGAGCTCGCTCAACGGTATGTGCGGTAACCAATGCtgcaacatcatccgcatatttgactagatgcgattcatcaagcatctcgagtcgtagaagactatcgtataaggcgttccaaaggtcaGGACCGAAgatagatccctgagccgcCCCCGATGTGTTCTTCATTTATGCTTTCATACGTCTAGGATACAGAAAGGGCATTGCTCGCTGACAGTGGTGACTGTGAGTCTCGGTTAGTTTCACCGCTTGGAGGTCACCTTTGTCCTTGATTATTAGcacaagcctcgcaaccttTCGGCGAGAGAGGAAAACACGCTATCGAACATGTGTTGAATGCGCTGACTAGAACGTCCGGCTTATACTTGCACACAAGTTTCGGGTCTTTGCCGAGAATACCGGTCCtggtgattttttgttcttcatGGACAGTACCGCTTCTTCTAGTTCCGTTGTAGTAAAAACTGGGCGTCCCTCATGGATCATGGTATTTGAACTTTTGCTGAAGACCTAGCACCGCGCGGAACCGGGAACAtgagccacatcttctttttgcaGATCGAGGTCCAGAGGTGCAAAGAACACATCATTTTTCCGACTTGCAGTTCTTCGCTTTGCGTCCTGGTTCGCTACACTTGTAACACCAATTCTTTATACCCTGCCATTTGCAAGCCCCTGCTATATGCCCGGAGGCCCAACTTTTTGTCCTCTAGGGTTGATAAATGTAACAGCTGTGATAAATGTAATAGCTGGGCTGAAAATTTCGTAAGCCAACACACAAATGGCGCTACTAGTATTGAATCCATATCCATTTTTAGTTAAacctaaccttcaaaagacatgAGTACAAATTTGACACAtgtcggactattagtttgtgcgATAGAACATTTTGAATGaaacaacttttgttagtttgaagaaaaaggaaaaaaaggaatttcgtgtgttaataaagcattgattttttgacgaaaaaagtattgttgaagCCAACAGTACAGTACAACAGTATTTGGGCTTTGCACGAGGAAAATTAACtgttgagaagtggtttgctcAATTTAAATCAGGCAAAATGAGCCCCGAGGACGATGCATACAGTGGacgacgaaaacatcaaaaaagtccacaaaataattttggatgacagTAAAGTTAACTTGATCGAGatagatatcaaaggaacgtgttgagcatatcgtgcatgaatgtgTGGGTATACGAAATGGGAAAACCATCAACAgtgactattacatagcgttattggaccctttgaaggatgaaattgtgGATAAATGGCTCCCCACACATGGGTTCTAAGCTGAAAACCACTGCTTTCAGGCTTAGAGTGCTCTGGACTGCCTCGCATAAAGTAGTCTTCTTGTCGGTTTTCCACACAAGTTCGAAAAGCATATAGCCGGTTCTAGTCCGCTAGATTTAACGTCTACCCCGGCATATtctggtttgatgctgttgcagACCTCTCGAAAAACTTTTACGAAAGATCTCCCTTAGATCGGTTTGAAGAGAATGGCCCCTGACCGTTTACCTCTTCTTTTTTTGGCGGTGATGTCGTCATTACCGTCGTGATTCAACTTAGGCTGTTGTCGTTGAattctcttcttttttcaaaGCCGTTTGATCCATTTCGTTATCATCTCATGGAATTCTGTTTGCTGCCGCCTTATCAGAACGCTATCAATCCCTCTCGCGGCCTGAGGGCACTACGTTTTGTGCAACTAAGGGCTGTACTAGCGGTGCATTTTTTTCGTCAGCTCCTCTTCGGCCGTTTTCCAGAAGTTTCTTTGGTGTACAATAAGATTCAGCAGTTCGTCCATCTTCATCATTTCGTTGCACGACTGAAGCagccttaattttttttgtaggaCCACCCCACACTTCTTAAGTAATCTTTCTCCCTCTCGTGGccttttcctttccaacctcgaATTCGATGTTGTCTCTCCTTTTTAGACGCCAAGAAACTGAATCTCCACGATGTCACTCCCTTCATCACTACTGGTTGCCTTCTCCGTTGGGACAATAagcctttctactttttcagtaaGTGATGGTCGTAATTTCGCGCTTCTTGCAAAGATATTTATAGCAGTATTTTCCATTTTACCTGTTAGAAGTGGCTAACACAGTGTATTGCCGCTCCTTCTAAAAATGTCGGTTGATGCCTTCTTTGTTTAGGTCCCAGCTGCAAGCTCCACTAGAAAGTGTAGTTGCCTTAAATGACCCCGTGTCTATATGAACAGGGGGCTCACCTGTGGATTAACACAAATCCTTACGGGAGTTTGTATCCAGAGCCGGGATTAGGCGCTGGttaaggatccatttccgtccagatagctgagtggttagagcgcaagccgtcgtacggaaggtcgcggttcaaatctcactggtggcagtggaatttgtatcgtgatttgacgtcggatacctgtcgactcagctgtgaatgagtacttgagtcaaatcagggtaataatctggggcggatgatgacgatgaaagaAGAATGTCCCAAGGTACTTAAAGATATCAATATTGTTATACTTTAAATATATTATGGTATGATTTAGTATATCACAATATACTATCTCATTGCCGCTATGATAATATATGACAAGTTAATGCCTTCATTTATAAGAAGGCTAAGACATTCGTAACATATTATTGGTATCTATAAAAttctaatattatattattattatacctatacctgcctcctagtgtactgttacggtcttgaatgaagttctctaacacacttcaagaccctgatccaacatggattgttgcgccaacgattattattatccattTCAACTGAGCTTGCACTGCCAACTTACTTGTAGCCGTGTATTATCGGGGCCTAAAACCCGTTTCTACGAGGTGTCACCTTCGGGTAAGGTAGGCAACAGAATGCCACAGCTGTCAACTCATATGCAGCCTATTTCGaatcgtttgccaaatcataagTCCGTGCCATGCCGTGTCGTCGTCGTTATCGCCCCTCATGTTAATTCACCACCAGGTTGACTCGTGGTTATTCGAGGCTACCAACTGAGAGGTATGATACTAATTGAGTCGGAAATAACTAATATATTACTCTCAGACAGTAATCGAATGACCTTATAACCAAGTTCAGTGAAAAACACACGACCTGCCTTTTTAAACCctcattctttttatttaacTTTCACCATTCTAGCGCAAAACActctttgctaataatatttttcttaaaCTTAGACATTGGAAAATGCCGTATTTGCTCTGGAGAGCATTGGTCCGCTCATTGTCCGTTCAAGGGTACTGTCATGGATACCAGTAAACTGATGGAGAGTAAACCAGCAGTACCAGGTAATTTCTGAACATTCGATATTACGTACATGATATTCAATAAGATTTTATAGCAGCAGTCCCTGCGGAAACTTCGAAGAGCGGCAAATACATTCCACCGTTCCTTAAGGATAGCCAAAAGGGCGGTACTGGTATGCGTGGTCGGGATGATACTGCTGCCATCCGTATTTCAAATCTTTCGGAATCCATCACTGAGTCTGATTTGGAAGAACTTGTCAAGAAAATTGGTCAGCACAGCAAAATGTACTTGGCACGCGATAAGGTAagtaatttgttttttattctcCAGAGCGAATTGTTCAGGGAAGTTTCTTATTTCAGAATACCGGATTGTGCAAAGGTTTCGCATACGTTCACTTCAAACAACGTAAGGATGCTGCTGCAGCGATTGAGATTCTTAATGGTCACGGGTATGATCATTTGATTTTGAATGTTGAATGGTCGAAACCCCAGAACAATTAAATACTTTATAGAAATTGATTTGTTTGTAAGATATTGATTCGATAACGCATTAATAAATTTGAGGGCAATTTCtatataaaaattcaattttttttttcataaaaagttTATGAGAGGTTTTAATTCCTTGGTTATGATTATATTACTACTTGGGTATGTATTCTGGCTATTCTAAAAAATCGTTTTCCTGTTCGTTGGCTTCTTTGTCATAGACAAAAGTTTCAATCCCTAAGACTCAGACGGGCTGTTGtatatcattttattttcaagtaggatagacatttttaagggtttgttgaaacaaaaccttattaaaatcgattcaatgtctgtctgttcgtctgttacacccaatttactcggaaacggctgaaccgattgtcacaaaattcgacgaaaatatgtggtctgtgtgcccctttacatgcagcgagtggcgctattttgtgctAAGTatgaagggggctccccatacacgcggaaaagggtgtacatttttttcacagaatatttcCACACACATTGGACGCATGGGAGAGCTTGGAAATATTACGAAAGGATTCGACAAAATTGATGAACCCAGATGAGGCGAGCTGTGCATCGAGGCTAATTAAAAAACTTGCTGACAAATATAGGGACCGCACCAGCCACTAAATACTGATAATTGGGGGTCATTAACGCAAAAATTATAAGATCATCATCCCTACCTGCATGTGGACCTTTTTACTCCCTACCTTTTTGAATGTATCTATCTTTACTtttaaaacaactttttacaatTTGTACCTACAGACCtttaacttttttatttaaaaacaggaaaacttcccaatgatttagtagtttaagtactgaggaagagagtaagtagctctcgaaatacatatatacaaactataaaaatatattgtagtaggagaagctATACaaagtttaatttttatttagaactacaaacatcggaacgataactattttttatTGCAGAATATTTTGTATCCTTAGCTATATACGTtcatagagagttgctcacataagacgaacacaaaaccttttacctgaagcgccgagcttccagtattcATTCAGTAGAGTCAAGTAGGTAAATGGAAGGATTTTGGATGCAGACTGGCTGGTAAAGGAAGAGGAGATTCCCAATTACTAACAATACAGTGCTGACCGAGTAAGCAAGGGGTGATTCCGGTATGGGTGAGTGATAAAGCTCATTTTCATTTCGGTGGCTTCCATGTTAGTGTTGTCAGGAAAGTTCTTGAGGCGTTTTTATTTGAGGGGAAATAGTCGAAGCGTATGTAACGCATACGAAACTTTCGATATAGATATATCgtaaattacaaaaacaaaccCTGTAAATAGGTGCCAAAAGCATAGAATGCAAATAGAATAATTCTTCAAAAAACTGCCAGAATTTTCgttaaacgattattatttttctatcGTTTAGATAATTTCATTCGTgggaaattttttttgtaatttgaataaataaaccGTTGGCGGAAGTTTCTTGATTGTAAGAGTTTTTATTTCGTTGAGTAAATCCTAATTTGAAGTTTAATGTGTTAGTTTGAATTTAAGGGTTAAGAGCCGACTCAACTTTTTTGGTAACCTAATGCAACCTGTGCAATTTTCTTGAAGTATCCCTCCATCGCTCTGGAGAATATAATCCAAAAAGTGCCGGTAGATCTATCTGATATCCGGACATTCTCATAAGTGGACACGGACAGAGATTTTATCAATACGTAAATACTTCTAATACGCGGACTGTAGGGCAAAATTTCAGCAAACAGAACTCCATCAGTTGTGTTTAGTTTTCCGAATTCGATGAGTTCGAGGAATTGTTTGTCCTCGCTTTGCTATGAATGTTTTTCAATTCAGTTTATGTACTTTCCTCCTTGAAACTGGGaacatgtcttccaaaagaaaatCGCTAACcattaaaaacaagtcaggaaaccggaagtttgatgcttcaggtataaaaggttttgtgtttcactTTATGAGGAGCAtgccgcagttctccattggctgatggcattgagATAGTTAAATTGCTTAGTTCTGTCAGCTACAGTAACCTGGCCGGAACTGAGCAAATTAAATATCGCTAATCGGGCTCTGAGCCagtatattattagcaaatgcgaagaatttaacctacaacagatacagacaagtcggaataccggaagctcgcacttcgggtgtaaaggttttgtgttcatcttatgtaacaaattttaacgcacatttttctatccgtatatagctacaaatccaacatattccttcatattattCCAAACCacgagatatacgtacatattacagccatagatattacgttcaccctaacaaactgcctatttccgaatactgtacacatctatgcacatacataaattgatcgtacccatatttccgatttactatatacctacatacacacatgtctggttggagtaattgatattcatatacaaatgataaaaaattaaaaggaaataattctttgagactgcattcgtaagaactcatttcgttgtggtattgacgtaTTGATatgagatgatgacgtcatgcctagatttcgtagagatgcaccactgtgatttttatcagatttttcggttggataggttctgagaacgagacctgttacactttttgttggtcatattttgagccctcactcccctatgtttcacccaacatcaaatattgaaccagtttcgaaaagcaaaagctaattgagccctttcatttgataccccacatggctacattctgtgaaaaaaaaatttgcagcctccatTCACATTCACTCCCCccttcaccaattttcgtgacaatcgatccagccgtttctgaataaatcgggtgtgacagacagacaccgtctcgattctaataaggttttgtttcacacaaaaccttaaaaagagttagggagaagtagattttttatgaatggaattttaatatttcattcgaatgtcaattattcccattaattatgatgtcagcatcttctttgtatggcttaggatgcggtaaattcgtaGGAGATTGATAAGTTTGCACCGCTATAACTTCGACACTAATGGGCACGGTGTGTATGGTCGAGACAGTcgtctatgccggtgcaaaatttagtactcctaggatgaacttaaggtggggttttcaatcaatttctaaaagttggtaatataaaaaatttaagTCATAACTCATGTTCCTTTCCTCTGCTGCAATGAATGTTATTCTGGCATACGACCTTACTAGCTAGAGGGTCAAAAGATTACCTTTAGAGTATAAAATGATGAAATCCCTCCTGAGTTACCAGAAGACAAACATTTGATTTTATATTAAGAAATATCATTTTAATTAATCTATAAAAATGTTACGTTCATACAATGTGgtgttttaaaaaaattaattttgtttttatttaacagAAATATACAAATATTAATAATTGAGTTAGGTACTTAAATGTTATTAATAATTTCTCTCATTTATAATTAAGTCTTCATCTAATGAGGATTGAAAACACGGTTTCCGCTTCAACACCTTTCGTAACAAACAACAGTTACATCACAACACAGTTCATGCCTTTCTCATTCTCTTCATCATGTCTGTTACCGCTGAGCAAAGATTCATCGAGGGAAGCACTTTTACTTAATTTCGGATGAACAGAAGTTTTCGTTTCCGAATACACACGGGAATCGTTCGATTGCACcgcgcatttatcgtttctattCGCATTTTCAACATCTAAATGTATGGAACTACTGGTGGGTGTTCGAGCCTGAAAATGAAATCGGGTTGGAAAAATGGTTACTGAGAGGGTGAAGGGTTACCTCAAGGGGACGATCAGTACTCTCGTTAGACACTGTGGGCTGCATTTCAGGCTCCAGGGCTGGAATTGACTCTTGCTGTATGACAAACTGATCCAAAAGATTAATTTGAGGCTGCAGTTTCATCATGAACGATCGGTAGCCGAAACTAGAATTCAATAATATTGAGAAATAGGCCTCAAATTTAGTGCAGTGTTCAAATATTACCATTCATGGAAACTCCATCGCGTTATGTCTTTCAAACCATTCCGTATCTGGCGGCACGCTTGCAGTGATCCAGATCTAATCGCCGTATTTGTTATCCGACTGATCGATGCCGCGTCCAGCAGTAGAATCGAGAGCACCAATGAGTATTCTAGGCAATTCGCTTCGGTGAATATCTGGAGCAGATAACGTATTTTTACTTCCAACTTATGTGGCACGAGTCTCTCCCGCCGTTTTCGGTATTCGATGCTTGGCACCGTGTAGTACATCTCAGTGGAGGCAGATAACGGTATGTCCGTGCTAAATATTGATGTCTAAAAAGTCGAGGGTAGTGGAATAATGCTTCATCTTTAAAGTGTAGAGATGCTTACCTCATTTGAGCAAACACTATTCAAATCTGTTGGTTTACTTGATGCCACCGTTTTGTTATCGATCTTGGCCACGGAATATTCTTCGTTAATGCATGGCAGTGCTAACGGGATTGTATTCGAAATGCTATTCGTGCGAGGGAGATTGTATTTCGCTACATCTGATGGGTTTGTTAGATTTAAATCTATGGAATTGGGTAAACTTGAATACCTAAGAAGTGGATGACTTAGAGACGCGTGGTATATTTGGTAGATTACAAAAATTACCCGGAGTCGATTGCACCAATATTGTTGACTTTAGTTGAACAATCTAACGACAGGCAAGGTGATTCTTGTTGACCTTTAACTAGATatacaaaaaagataaaaggatCCTATATACTACCGTTTTCGGAAATGGTTATGATTAATACAAGGTTACTTTTCATTCAACTGTAAATTTTACTGTCTTATTACACGTGGAATAGTATAGTTGGAGATAATCCGAAGGATGGACAAGTTAAGTTGCTTGGCCGTCAGATTACACGGTCAGAAAattcactttcgcgttattggtttgcatgagcgaagagatccaccatttcTCTGGAACGTTGGCAGGAGTTACTAAGCAgggcattgctaggctgactcaaatcagcacttGCAATGTCAGCAGACAGGTGAGGATAAAAATGCAGAGGGTTTTACTGAAACTATGCCAGTGAGACACCTGTAGTTGAAATgccggacacactaaaacagaaactttctgccgtGTGCATTTGGTTGCGACGATATGGCAAAAATAACTCCAGACGTGTCTAGAATGCAACGTATACGAGGAACCAGTGAAGCTTTTTTAACAGAgaatccagacagtgcagttttcagtaacggaagcgaaagaatattggggtggacatTGGGGGTTACCCAATGCTAATATGCTGAGTGGAATACCGTTGAAGATGTTACCGAAAAGAGGgacaagccataaacaactcgaagaactgaagggtCTTTGGTctgaatcgggtgcagaatttctgatacaaAAAATTCCCCAGTATACACGGTCCATTGGTACATGGCATAAAACAACTAATTAGTCGGCCTGAGGAATTTctacccttcctcactgtggggattacctaccttatccataAGAAGGAACGCAGACACTaaatcgattacttgcttaccaactctctacaaattcataacgtcctttATTAGTGGAACGCTGCATtaagaccaataacattctgtccgaggaactgaagggctgccgagtcggaTCAagcggttgcaaagagcaactcattatcgacttggtagttgtaGGAAAAGCAAttagaagccaaagaaacctaTTTActtactatatcgattatgccaaggcttttgatagtgtCCCGCACAGCTGACAAATCGATGtaccgcattgatccgaaactaatagttTTTGGCGATAATCATGGAAGGGTGTCATACAAATTATCAGTGCACTCATCTGAAGGTACCAACACTTCAGAACATGgcgctgaaccccctttcatgactattgaatgatgctagaaggcatAGTTACGCAATAAATTATGGTCTAAGTGCTAATTGCGAGTTGACACACTTAGATCTCATCAAGTTACATGCTGGTGCGGATGGTCACCTCAGAAagctgttgcgaataatagacaagtTTAGCtgtgatggaatttggattagacattTGTTGAATCCACGCCATCCGCTAAAGGTCATCAAGAGCCGCATGCCGGGGATAGCATTGGTAACCTCCACATCCAAACTATGGCCGAAACAGACTAAGAATCCTGTAAGGACcccatgcttgagttggtgatttgaaggatgctctgctgtacgAATTTATGCGATGTGCGaagttggtactgaaatcgcatctttcggggACAAATGCCGATCTGGGAAACGTCTAGCGGAAGTACGatctactatgtccaaattccgaaagcATCACTTAAATtctgccatggagcggatgaCCCTGCCTGGTGGCACAACACCGTCTTGTCGACTCGTTACGCGCTAACAGCAAAGAGTAAGCGACTCCCTTGCATGTAGCTGTTTGTAAGGTAGACTGTGGGCaaacttcacttaacttgaaggatcggtcTTGGAGTGAAGTCAGACCACGTGCGGAccgatgaatggaaatcgaaggcaatgcacggtaaacacgtgagttGCCTCTGATAGCCATTTCTCGAGGATGATGTAGcctggaaagtgtataagggcaatatctatggtagaaaaagaaaacgtggcaaaccctacctcagatggagcgatgacgtaggtcaggacgccacacagcgtttagggatatcgaattggtggacctcggggcaaaacggggttgtttggagttccttactaaggcaagtctagaccggataccgattgttgcgcctttgataatgatgattcaggacggcgtggtcgtcaCCCGTGCTTATAATGAGAATTCGGGTGGAgcacgaccagtgcagaatgtatggttcagcgttagagaccgCAGGCAAtactcgatagttctgcttacagtatgTGTTGCTAGTTGCCAAGTTGCgtcactccgcgtatattattaatgtaatcccccataatagcaacattgaatggaaatacgtggagaagaaaatCGACtacgagccactggctcgggaaatcaaacaaattggcgtctcgagaagctcctataatattgtcagctacatgaAGTGtaactaaatccctcacggcttcctttgatgtcctgggactctcacacagtctggttcaaaccatgtaggaatacaccattctgcatacgtgttcgatgttgcgggaagttctcggcggattctcccattagccTACCACCCCAGAATTGAACTTATCtatttggtatttttttataattttgcaaTTGAAGTTAGGGGTTCATGGATGTTTACCAAAAATTCGTCATCAGTTATCCATAATTATGGAATGCAATAACAAAGAAGATTCTATTGCgaaatttggtttcaaaaaAAGTGCAACATTAAAATAGTGATGTTTTCCGCTCACTTGAAATCACCTGCAATTTGCCATATTGTGCGGTGAAATTGTATGAGAATGCAGGTGGGGTGTGCGGGTGTCAATGATTTAATCGTGTTATTGACGGCAAAATTGATCATAGTCGCAAAAGAAAGACGAATTATTCGAAAATCGTCGTGAAAGCAAACATCTCTTTGTGGAAAATACGCGTTCTCCTTCCATAAaagtaagaaaataaaatagtcgcctgaaattaatattttataaaaatttccatAATCGCAATGGATGATCTCGGACCAGGCCCGTGGGTTAGGtggagaagaaaaagaggatgaTCCTCCGGGTCCGAGATAGTGATTTTTCTCGGAAGATTGGATTGAATTCATATTGAATTTCGAGTTTTGTTGATCGCCCTGAGCGGGGTGAGCAGGACCGATTGGAGTGCAGCGTAGCGACGAAAAAGATATTGCACCGCCACATTGACCAGGGAATgataaatttcatgacaattttCAATACAATGAACAAAGTTGTCGCGATGCGGGATCTGAGTAGGGAAGATGCTCTAGGAAATCAAAGGTGAAAtctgaagctaagcggtaatcaaaacctcaAACCAAGgagtgactaccgtgccgagggctgaatggtaaCAGGGGTTAAAATGTGGCCGTCCACGacgaactctgggtaccaggcgatcgAGATATCGAATATTAAATTAGGTTCAGAAACTCTATTTAGAGTTacagtgtcggctcctaaagtCATTAAAGGAGAACTCACGGCATCTTAATTTGAAGCCTAGATGAGGTGCAATATTTCCCAAATGGATTTGCGGCATTGTAAAGCGGTCATTACACTATTCAGTTATCGTATCTATAGCTACAaggcatttatatacctcatacaagagtCATGGGTTGTTAGAAGAAGTCGTGCGCTTAAACCGCGGAGATGCTGACCTGTTGTTTGCCAGTGGAAGTGCTAGACATCCGtcttgcatatacatatataacggGGTCGCACCATTGGACAGTCCGACATACCAAATAGCACCAACATATGACAGTTGGTCTGAAATTGCCACCAGTTGTTGTTGGACTTTACCAATGAACGAAACATCTCTATTGTGGGTGTCAGGGCACTGGAACATCGCAGGTAATGAGGAGGCGGAAGCCAATATACCCCGGTAAGGTTTACTCCGATGAGGAATCTACGCATTCGGTGCTTCTGGAAGATGTGCTCAGATTCACAAAAGCGTGCGAATGCGGCAGGCGGGATGTCGTTCGATGAGCCTTTTTCGGGATACAATGAGCGCGACAAAATGTTGGAGTGCTTG is a window encoding:
- the LOC119657646 gene encoding eukaryotic translation initiation factor 3 subunit G-1 isoform X2: MPAIDDIKSSWADEVELDQGELPAPSEIIENGHKIVTEYKYNNDDKKIKVVRTYKITKRAVPKVIAERKTWAKFGDSEHDKPGPNSHTTMVAEDVYMQFLSSKEEEKANDNILDQIKNIGKCRICSGEHWSAHCPFKGTVMDTSKLMESKPAVPAVPAETSKSGKYIPPFLKDSQKGGTGMRGRDDTAAIRISNLSESITESDLEELVKKIGQHSKMYLARDKNTGLCKGFAYVHFKQRKDAAAAIEILNGHGYDHLILNVEWSKPQNN
- the LOC119657646 gene encoding eukaryotic translation initiation factor 3 subunit G-1 isoform X1, whose amino-acid sequence is MPAIDDIKSSWADEVELDQGELPAPSEIIENGHKIVTEYKYNNDDKKIKVVRTYKITKRAVPKVIAERKTWAKFGDSEHDKPGPNSHTTMVAEDVYMQFLSSKEEEKANDNILDQIKNIGKCRICSGEHWSAHCPFKGTVMDTSKLMESKPAVPAAVPAETSKSGKYIPPFLKDSQKGGTGMRGRDDTAAIRISNLSESITESDLEELVKKIGQHSKMYLARDKNTGLCKGFAYVHFKQRKDAAAAIEILNGHGYDHLILNVEWSKPQNN